One genomic region from Anguilla rostrata isolate EN2019 chromosome 2, ASM1855537v3, whole genome shotgun sequence encodes:
- the LOC135249554 gene encoding cilia- and flagella-associated protein 58-like, whose protein sequence is MATVSATGNCSSPQFCQEENPYDENLAEYRRGYEKLIQAANKSQESENRLLTKCRELKAKIVSNSVKVDTALKLTEDDESLVTVLQKPWSCLFSAGGLKFQKDIQACHDECSSETLRKEKAEKELEQLHAAEDKEHLDIRELNARCGQIEEEERGVEEKLRADGAVVEAVTEELEELRAKNAKLRHENEQTAQTVEHLSLENQQRTSDLKTSEDLAEGLRQEISRLEHAREVNQKRLHLTEDQKMDTEQQRDMLRSQIAGLERELELNQKQMKIDKKAIRELMREKDIVNKNLIKAATAAKKQLNVVKLHEQSKKNLELEIKNYKDEARKQQKVIAQLEKERDRYINETNGILEEVHHLMEETRERELEIFEYRKKIADVEKEVKHQQHLYEAVRCDKTIYSKHLNEMQAEMTDMKTQLKMMQCDADQLKEELHGKGCAFEKETLEFLDVEDENKQLKVDLHNMKERAHETKHVIDTQEVEESKLLKVIEDTDAELVAQRKQLSQVIRERDILGRLLVERNKKVEFLYKRMKVQQYVMNKGDMHYNQMVENIQLLKVEIKKLAQEKKIVAKKVSNIEDLRREVNLLQKELLKEQTMCKTLEEDIQILKNVHRWRKLKICDPGTYQLIQKIHFLQTCLITKSKELEETELLLQRRQKSCVQLKHVLARQPGPEVAEQLKIYQQTMRGKRRQLQSLRSDVNTCMTQKMELKNKIDILDHELKNVTNKYIAKKRQELETSAGQAPEKASSPRTAPSVPDASSLRLANISSAALIQRMDSLSAGCLRTSACPRTSER, encoded by the exons atggCAACAGTTTCAGCAACAGGGAACTGCTCCTCCCCGCAGTTCTGCCAGGAGGAAAATCCCT ACGACGAGAACCTGGCCGAGTACCGAAGAGGATATGAGAAACTTATTCAAGCCGCGAACAAGTCCCAAGAGAGCGAGAACAGGCTGCTCACAAAATGCAGGGAGTTAAAGGCGAAGATAGTATCCAACTCTGTCAAAGTAGATACTGCCCTCAAGTTGACCGAAGACGACGAATCTCTCGTCACCGTCCTGCAAAAG CCGTGGTCTTGCCTGTTTTCCGCTGGGGGGCTTAAGTTTCAGAAGGACATCCAGGCTTGCCACGACGAGTGCTCCAGCGAGACCCTGCGGAAGGAGAAGGCGgagaaggagctggagcagctgcacGCAGCGGAAGACAAGGAGCACCTGGACATCAGGGAGCTGAACGCCAGGTGCGGGCAgatcgaggaggaggagcggggcgTGGAGGAGAAGCTCAGAGCCGACGGG GCTGTCGTCGAGGCCGTCACCGAGGAGCTGGAGGAACTGCGAGCCAAGAACGCCAAGCTCCGGCACGAGAACGAGCAGACTGCTCAGACAGTGGAACACCTGTCCTTGGAGAACCAGCAGAGGACATCCGATCTTAAG ACCTCGGAGGACCTGGCCGAGGGGCTGAGGCAGGAGATATCGCGGCTCGAGCACGCGCGGGAGGTCAACCAGAAGAGGCTGCACCTGACGGAGGACCAGAAGATGGACACGGAGCAGCAGAGGGACATGCTGAGGAGCCAGATCGCGGGACTGGAGAGAG AACTGGAGCTGAACCAGAAGCAGATGAAGATTGATAAGAAAGCCATTAGGGAACTGATGCGTGAAAAAGACATCGTGAACAAG AACCTGATCAaggccgccaccgccgccaaAAAGCAGCTGAACGTGGTGAAGCTCCACGAGCAGTCCAAGAAGAACCTGGAGCTGGAGATCAAGAACTACAAGGACGAGGCCCGGAAGCAGCAGAAGGTCATCGCCCAGCTGGAGAAGGAGCGGGACCGCTACATCAACGAAACCAACGGCATCCTGGAGGAG GTGCACCACCTGATGGAGGAGACTCGCGAGAGGGAGCTGGAGATCTTCGAGTACAGGAAGAAGATCGCCGACGTGGAGAAGGAAGTCAAACACCAGCAGCACCTGTACGAGGCAGTGAGGTGTGACAAAACCATCTACAGCAAACACCTCAACGAGATGCAG GCCGAGATGACGGACATGAAGACGCAGCTGAAGATGATGCAGTGCGATGCCGACCAGCTGAAGGAGGAGCTGCACGGGAAGGGGTGCGCCTTCGAGAAGGAAACGCTCGAGTTCCTGGACGTGGAGGACGAGAACAAGCAGCTGAAG GTGGACCTCCACAACATGAAGGAGCGAGCTCACGAGACGAAGCACGTCATCGACACgcaggaagtggaggagagCAAGCTGCTCAAGGTCATAGAGGACACCGACGCCGAGCTGGTCGCGCAGAGGAAGCAGCTGAGCCAG gtaatccgtGAGCGGGACATCCTGGGCCGGCTGCTGGTGGAGCGCAATAAGAAGGTGGAGTTCCTGTACAAGCGCATGAAGGTGCAGCAGTACGTGATGAACAAGGGGGACATGCACTACAACCAGATGGTGGAGAACATCCAGCTGCTGAAGGTGGAGATCAAGAAGCTGGCCCAGGAGAAGAAGATCGTGGCCAAGAAAGTGTCGAACATCGAAGATCTCCG GCGCGAGGTGAACCTCCTGCAGAAGGAGCTCCTGAAGGAGCAGACGATGTGCAAAACGCTGGAGGAGGACATCCAGATCCTGAAGAACGTGCATCGATGGAGGAAGCTCAAG ATCTGTGACCCTGGAACCTACCAACTGATCCAGAAGATTCACTTCCTTCAGACGTGCCTGATAACCAAGTCTAAAGAGCTGGAGGAGACCGAGCTGTTATTACAG CGGAGGCAGAAGTCGTGCGTGCAGCTGAAGCACGTCCTGGCCCGCCAGCCCGGTCCCGAGGTTGCCGAGCAACTGAAGATCTACCAGCAGACCatgagggggaagaggagacagCTCCAG TCACTTCGATCGGACGTGAACACTTGCATGACGCAAAAAATGGAGCTCAAGAACAAGATCGATATCCTGGACCACGAGCTGAAAAATGTCACGAACAAGTACATCGCCAAGAAGCGGCAAGAACTGGAGACCAG CGCGGGCCAGGCACCAGAGAAGGCGTCGTCCCCCCGGACCGCGCCGTCCGTCCCGGACGCCTCCTCCCTGCGCCTCGCGAACATCTCGAGCGCGGCGCTGATCCAGCGGATGGACAGCCTCTCGGCCGGGTGCCTGCGCACGTCCGCCTGCCCCCGCACCTCCGAGCGCTAG